A genomic region of Mycobacterium sp. Aquia_213 contains the following coding sequences:
- a CDS encoding DUF4189 domain-containing protein, whose amino-acid sequence MTQPTVSSSTQQLTRFAMINHRISVLIASGGASAALFANAAVMPPTAQAAAPDRYAVIAYSPVTGWTGWENNGTTMEEATHIALGNCQVHGAGCTVAAWTRNACVALALGSGRWGAHWGLTPADAQNAALAMVPNGRIVELHCTG is encoded by the coding sequence GTGACGCAGCCCACGGTGAGTTCGTCCACACAACAACTCACGAGGTTCGCCATGATCAACCACCGAATATCCGTCTTGATCGCCTCGGGCGGTGCCAGCGCCGCCCTCTTCGCCAACGCGGCGGTGATGCCACCCACTGCGCAGGCAGCAGCGCCCGACCGTTACGCCGTGATCGCCTACTCGCCCGTGACCGGGTGGACAGGTTGGGAGAACAACGGCACCACCATGGAGGAGGCCACCCACATAGCGCTTGGCAATTGCCAGGTACACGGCGCCGGCTGCACTGTCGCGGCGTGGACCCGAAACGCCTGCGTCGCTTTAGCGCTCGGATCGGGCCGATGGGGCGCCCATTGGGGGCTGACCCCGGCGGACGCTCAGAACGCGGCGCTGGCCATGGTCCCTAACGGCCGCATCGTCGAGCTCCATTGCACCGGGTGA
- a CDS encoding BlaI/MecI/CopY family transcriptional regulator translates to MPNRKLVGPLERCVMEQLWSGPEPQTVRNIHLAISVRRDLAYTTVMTVLRRLADKGLVVQYRNDRAYRYAAVRGPDELVAESMLGALDEIADSTGRCAALAHFVDRVGAANVQLLQQALAKLETDSDGSRRVSL, encoded by the coding sequence ATGCCCAACCGAAAGTTGGTGGGTCCGCTCGAACGCTGCGTGATGGAGCAGTTATGGAGCGGTCCAGAGCCGCAGACCGTACGTAACATACACCTCGCCATCTCGGTGAGGCGCGATCTCGCCTACACCACGGTGATGACGGTCCTGCGGCGACTCGCTGACAAAGGCCTCGTCGTCCAGTACCGCAACGATCGTGCGTACCGCTATGCGGCAGTGCGCGGCCCTGACGAGTTGGTCGCCGAGTCGATGCTCGGTGCGCTAGATGAGATTGCCGATTCAACGGGACGCTGCGCCGCCTTGGCTCACTTCGTCGATCGCGTCGGAGCAGCTAACGTGCAGCTCCTTCAGCAGGCGCTTGCAAAGTTGGAGACCGACTCCGATGGGTCTAGACGTGTCTCGCTGTAG
- a CDS encoding phosphoribulokinase: MSRLHPIISVTGSSGAGTTSVMRTFDQIFRREGINVAFVEGDSFHRYDRVAMKAAIADAHARGDHSFSHFGPEANLFDDLQSLFETYGETGTGKVRRYLHDEKEAEPYGQEPGTFTPWEEIPEDTDMLFYEGLHGAIVTDDVDVATHADLRIGVVPVINLEWIQKLHRDKVTRGYTSEAVTDTILRRMPDYLNYMCTQFSNTDVNFQRVPVVDTSNPFIARSIPTADESMLIIRFRDPHGIDFPYLIAMLHDSFMSRPNTIVCPGGKMDLAMQLIFTPMVLRLLELRNAQLAAAH, encoded by the coding sequence ATGTCGCGTCTGCACCCGATCATTTCGGTTACCGGTTCCTCCGGGGCGGGGACAACCTCCGTTATGCGGACTTTCGATCAGATCTTCCGCCGCGAAGGCATCAATGTCGCGTTTGTCGAGGGCGACAGCTTTCACCGGTACGACCGAGTCGCGATGAAGGCGGCGATCGCCGATGCTCACGCGCGCGGCGATCACTCATTCAGCCATTTCGGTCCGGAGGCTAACCTGTTCGACGATCTGCAAAGCCTCTTTGAGACGTACGGCGAGACCGGTACCGGCAAGGTGCGGCGTTACCTGCATGACGAAAAAGAGGCCGAACCCTATGGACAGGAACCGGGCACCTTCACGCCGTGGGAGGAGATTCCCGAGGACACGGACATGCTGTTCTACGAGGGGCTACACGGCGCCATCGTCACCGACGACGTGGACGTCGCGACGCATGCCGACCTGCGGATCGGCGTGGTGCCGGTGATCAACCTCGAATGGATTCAGAAGTTGCACCGCGACAAGGTGACCCGCGGGTACACCTCTGAAGCGGTGACCGACACCATTCTGCGGCGTATGCCCGACTATCTGAACTACATGTGCACCCAGTTCTCAAATACCGACGTCAATTTCCAGCGGGTGCCAGTCGTCGACACGTCCAATCCGTTCATCGCCCGGTCGATACCCACCGCCGATGAGTCGATGCTGATCATCCGATTCCGTGACCCGCACGGTATCGACTTTCCGTATCTGATTGCCATGTTGCATGATTCGTTCATGTCGCGCCCCAACACAATCGTGTGCCCCGGCGGCAAGATGGATCTGGCCATGCAGCTGATCTTCACACCGATGGTGCTGCGCCTGCTGGAACTACGCAATGCGCAGCTGGCGGCGGCGCACTAA
- the phoU gene encoding phosphate signaling complex protein PhoU, with protein sequence MRTAFHEQLDSLTETLSQMCGLAGVAMEGATQALLQADLTMAEAVIASHTRLAQMRSEAEDAAFVLLALQAPVASDLRTVVGSMQSVADAERMGGLALHVGKIARRRHPDPALPEEVSGDFAEMGRIAVDLGRSARDVVRSRDPEQAAQISRDDDEMNRLHQHLFTVLKEKDWPHGVSTAVDVTLLGRFYERFADHAVEIGRRVIFQATGEAPGE encoded by the coding sequence ATGCGCACCGCGTTCCACGAGCAGCTCGATTCGCTCACCGAGACCCTGAGCCAGATGTGCGGTCTGGCAGGTGTGGCGATGGAAGGGGCGACGCAGGCGCTGCTGCAGGCGGACCTGACGATGGCAGAAGCAGTGATCGCCAGCCATACGCGCCTCGCCCAGATGCGAAGTGAGGCCGAGGATGCCGCATTCGTGTTGCTCGCTCTCCAGGCGCCGGTCGCAAGCGATCTACGAACCGTGGTTGGGTCCATGCAAAGCGTCGCCGATGCCGAACGGATGGGCGGCTTGGCCTTACACGTGGGCAAAATCGCGCGCCGTCGCCATCCAGACCCCGCATTGCCTGAAGAGGTGAGTGGTGACTTCGCCGAGATGGGTCGGATTGCGGTGGATTTGGGCCGAAGTGCACGAGACGTCGTGCGCTCGCGCGATCCGGAGCAGGCCGCACAGATCAGCCGGGATGACGACGAGATGAACCGGCTTCACCAACACCTGTTCACCGTCCTCAAAGAGAAAGACTGGCCGCACGGTGTATCAACCGCCGTCGATGTCACTCTGCTGGGCCGCTTCTACGAGCGCTTCGCCGACCATGCCGTCGAAATCGGGCGTCGCGTCATCTTTCAGGCAACCGGAGAAGCCCCCGGTGAGTAA
- the nuoL gene encoding NADH-quinone oxidoreductase subunit L: MVPMPWVLIVLPLAGAVVFLIGGKRTDAWGHLLGCATVLMSFGWGVWLFAEMLQRAAPDRVLHETLFTWVPMATLNVDFGLQLDALSVCFVLLITGVGALIHLYSVGYMRDDPARRRFFGYLNLFVAAMLLLVLADNYLVLYLGWEGVGLASYLLIGFWSDKPAAATAAKKAFIVNRVGDVGLALALALMFTNLGNLSYVGVFGKVPSASQHTVTLIGLALLLAACGKSAQVPLQSWLGDAMEGPTPVSALIHAATMVTAGVYLIVRSGPVFDAAPVARAAVVTVGAVTLLFGAIVGCAKDDIKKALAASTMSQIGYMVLAAGLGPAGYAVSIMHLLTHGFFKAGLFLGAGSVMHGMDDETDMRRYGGLRKAMPITFATFGLGYLAIIGAPPLAGFFSKDAIIETAFAAAGIRGAVLGTVALLGAGLTAFYMTRVMVMTFFGQPRWKPGAHPHESPVVMTAPMVVLALGSLGGGAVLAIGGTLQRWLQPVTDHAHSAESPSAEPDWALTGLTLTIVALGVAIGYRSYATRPVQTIASEWVSTLVVAARHDLFGDSVNEAAFMRPGQRLSRNLVDVERLRIDAAVEGIARLVGAGSTQIRRIQTGFARSYALAIFLGATALLLSMVVGRLS; the protein is encoded by the coding sequence ATGGTGCCGATGCCGTGGGTGCTGATTGTGTTGCCGCTAGCCGGGGCGGTGGTGTTTTTGATCGGCGGCAAGCGCACCGATGCATGGGGGCATCTACTTGGGTGTGCGACCGTGCTGATGTCTTTCGGTTGGGGGGTATGGCTTTTCGCGGAGATGTTGCAGCGCGCCGCGCCAGATCGCGTGTTGCACGAGACATTGTTCACCTGGGTCCCGATGGCCACGCTCAATGTCGACTTCGGCCTGCAACTGGATGCTTTGAGTGTGTGTTTCGTGTTGCTGATCACCGGCGTCGGCGCGTTGATCCACCTGTATTCGGTCGGCTATATGCGCGACGACCCGGCGCGACGCCGATTCTTCGGCTACCTGAACCTGTTCGTGGCGGCGATGTTGTTGTTGGTGTTGGCCGACAACTATCTCGTACTGTACTTGGGCTGGGAGGGTGTGGGTTTAGCGTCCTACCTGCTCATCGGGTTTTGGTCGGATAAACCGGCTGCGGCGACCGCGGCCAAGAAGGCCTTCATCGTTAACCGAGTTGGTGATGTCGGATTAGCGCTGGCGCTGGCGCTGATGTTCACCAACCTTGGGAACCTTTCCTATGTAGGGGTATTCGGTAAGGTGCCGTCAGCTTCGCAGCACACTGTGACCCTGATTGGGTTGGCCTTGCTGCTAGCCGCCTGCGGCAAGTCAGCACAGGTTCCGTTGCAGTCGTGGCTCGGTGACGCGATGGAGGGACCGACTCCAGTCAGCGCGTTGATCCACGCCGCGACCATGGTTACTGCCGGTGTGTATTTGATCGTGCGCTCGGGTCCGGTGTTCGATGCGGCCCCCGTCGCCCGCGCGGCGGTGGTGACCGTCGGGGCGGTCACGCTGTTGTTCGGTGCGATCGTCGGCTGCGCCAAGGACGACATCAAGAAGGCCCTGGCCGCTTCGACGATGTCGCAGATCGGTTACATGGTGCTGGCCGCCGGTCTGGGGCCTGCCGGCTACGCGGTTTCGATCATGCATCTGCTCACCCATGGCTTCTTCAAAGCCGGGCTGTTCTTGGGCGCCGGATCGGTGATGCACGGTATGGACGACGAGACCGATATGCGCCGCTACGGCGGACTGCGCAAGGCGATGCCGATCACCTTCGCCACCTTCGGGCTGGGCTATTTGGCGATTATCGGCGCCCCTCCGCTGGCGGGATTCTTCTCTAAGGACGCGATCATCGAAACCGCCTTCGCGGCAGCCGGTATCCGTGGCGCCGTGCTGGGCACCGTGGCATTGCTCGGCGCCGGGCTCACGGCGTTTTACATGACGCGGGTCATGGTCATGACATTCTTCGGCCAACCTCGCTGGAAGCCGGGCGCCCACCCGCATGAATCACCTGTCGTCATGACGGCACCGATGGTCGTGCTGGCCCTGGGCTCACTCGGGGGCGGGGCGGTGCTTGCCATCGGCGGAACCTTGCAACGCTGGCTGCAACCGGTGACCGACCACGCCCACTCGGCCGAGTCGCCGTCGGCCGAGCCCGACTGGGCGCTCACGGGTCTCACATTGACCATCGTCGCTCTCGGTGTCGCAATCGGCTACCGCAGCTATGCCACTCGCCCGGTGCAGACCATCGCCTCGGAATGGGTGTCGACCTTAGTTGTGGCCGCACGTCATGATCTGTTTGGGGACAGCGTGAACGAGGCCGCGTTCATGCGCCCCGGCCAACGCCTTTCGCGGAACCTGGTCGACGTGGAACGCCTGCGAATCGACGCTGCGGTCGAAGGCATTGCGCGGCTCGTCGGTGCCGGCTCGACACAGATCCGGAGGATCCAGACTGGATTTGCGCGCTCCTATGCGCTGGCGATCTTCCTCGGTGCCACCGCGCTGCTGTTGAGCATGGTCGTGGGAAGGCTGTCATGA
- a CDS encoding HoxN/HupN/NixA family nickel/cobalt transporter: MLSVRWIAMRIALTPAEWGRLAVMLAVIVALHLIGWFTLLLIVEPARLSVGGKAFGIGVGLTAYALGLRHAFDADHIAAIDNTTRKLMSDGLRPLAVGFFFSLGHSTVVFTLAMLLAIGAKAIVGPVEDDSSALHHYTGLIGTSVSGVFLYLIAILNVIVLVGILRVFLRLRRGEYNEAELERQLASRGFLNRFLGRFTRSITKSWHMYPIGLLFGLGFDTATEIALLVLAGTSAAAGLPWYAILCLPVLFAAGMCLLDTIDGSFMNFAYGWAFSNPVRKIYYNITITGLSVVVALLIGSVELLGLFAEELGWRGPFWDWLSGLDLNTIGFVVVGIFVITWVIALLVWRYGRIEEKWAAPAQSTP, from the coding sequence ATGCTCAGTGTGCGTTGGATTGCGATGCGGATCGCATTGACACCCGCGGAATGGGGGCGTCTAGCGGTAATGCTCGCGGTGATCGTCGCGCTGCATCTCATCGGCTGGTTCACCCTGCTCCTGATCGTCGAACCGGCGCGACTCAGCGTGGGCGGCAAGGCTTTCGGTATTGGCGTCGGGCTGACCGCCTACGCTCTCGGGCTGCGGCACGCCTTCGACGCCGATCACATCGCCGCCATCGACAACACCACCCGCAAGCTGATGAGCGACGGCCTGCGCCCCCTCGCCGTCGGGTTCTTCTTCTCGCTGGGCCACTCCACCGTGGTGTTCACCCTGGCGATGCTGCTGGCGATCGGGGCCAAGGCGATCGTCGGGCCGGTCGAGGACGACTCCTCGGCGCTGCATCACTACACCGGCCTGATCGGCACCAGCGTCTCCGGCGTCTTCCTCTACCTGATCGCCATCCTCAACGTCATCGTCCTGGTCGGAATCCTGCGGGTGTTCCTGCGGTTGCGCCGCGGCGAATACAACGAGGCCGAGCTGGAACGGCAATTGGCCAGCCGTGGATTTCTCAACCGATTCCTGGGCCGCTTCACTCGTTCGATCACCAAGTCCTGGCACATGTATCCGATCGGTCTGCTGTTCGGCCTGGGCTTTGACACCGCCACCGAGATCGCCCTGCTGGTCCTGGCCGGCACCAGCGCCGCGGCCGGGCTGCCCTGGTACGCGATCCTGTGTCTGCCGGTGTTGTTCGCCGCCGGCATGTGCCTGCTGGACACCATCGACGGCTCGTTCATGAACTTTGCGTACGGGTGGGCGTTTTCCAATCCGGTGCGCAAGATCTACTACAACATCACGATTACCGGGCTGTCGGTCGTCGTCGCCCTGTTGATCGGCAGCGTCGAACTGCTCGGCCTGTTCGCCGAAGAGCTGGGCTGGCGGGGTCCGTTCTGGGACTGGCTTTCCGGCCTCGATCTCAACACCATCGGCTTCGTCGTCGTCGGCATCTTCGTGATCACCTGGGTCATCGCACTGCTCGTCTGGCGCTATGGCCGCATCGAGGAGAAGTGGGCCGCGCCCGCCCAGAGCACGCCCTAA
- a CDS encoding class 1 fructose-bisphosphatase, giving the protein MLTRHTTLVKFLIEERRRHPDASGELNSLILDVALACKAISTRVAQGELGGVLGAADVVNVQGEEQQKLDVLANDYFLRANEWGGQVAGMASEELADPYLLPAQYPRGKYLLVFDPLDGSSNIDVNVSVGSIFSILRAASPGADPSPEDFLQPGSQQVCAGYAIYGPSTMLVLTVGTGVHAFTLDPTLGEFILTRASIQIPDSTREFAINASNRRFWEPAVQRYIDECLAGRTGPRGKDFNMRWVASLVAETHRILSRGGVFLYPRDTKDPDKSGRLRLLYEASPIAFLVEQAGGAASTGRGRLLDAVPTSLHQRVPLIFGATDEVDVIEDYHRRDYVRPSTSPLYGVRGLYRSGVG; this is encoded by the coding sequence ATGCTCACCCGTCACACCACGCTGGTCAAATTCCTGATCGAGGAACGTCGGCGCCACCCCGATGCCAGTGGCGAACTGAACTCGCTGATCCTCGATGTCGCCCTCGCCTGCAAAGCCATCTCGACCCGGGTGGCGCAGGGCGAGCTCGGCGGTGTCTTGGGTGCCGCCGATGTGGTGAACGTGCAGGGCGAAGAGCAGCAGAAGCTCGACGTGCTGGCCAACGACTACTTCTTGCGCGCCAACGAGTGGGGTGGTCAGGTGGCGGGAATGGCCTCCGAGGAGCTGGCCGACCCCTATCTACTGCCGGCGCAGTATCCGCGCGGCAAGTACTTGCTGGTTTTTGATCCGCTCGACGGCTCGTCGAACATTGACGTCAATGTGTCAGTGGGAAGCATCTTTTCGATTCTGCGTGCGGCCAGTCCGGGTGCGGACCCATCGCCCGAGGACTTCCTGCAGCCCGGCTCGCAGCAAGTGTGCGCCGGCTACGCGATCTATGGCCCGTCGACCATGCTGGTGCTCACCGTCGGCACGGGCGTACACGCCTTCACGTTAGATCCCACGCTTGGGGAATTCATCCTGACTCGGGCGTCGATCCAAATCCCTGATTCCACTCGCGAATTCGCCATCAACGCCTCCAACAGGCGGTTCTGGGAACCCGCGGTGCAGCGCTACATCGACGAGTGCCTGGCGGGCCGGACAGGTCCGCGCGGCAAAGACTTCAACATGCGCTGGGTCGCGTCGCTGGTCGCCGAGACGCACCGAATCCTGAGCCGCGGCGGCGTGTTCCTCTACCCGCGCGATACCAAGGACCCGGACAAATCGGGACGTCTTCGGCTGCTGTATGAAGCCAGCCCGATCGCGTTTCTGGTCGAGCAGGCGGGCGGCGCGGCCAGCACCGGCCGTGGACGTCTCCTCGATGCCGTCCCGACGAGCCTGCATCAGCGGGTGCCTCTGATTTTCGGAGCGACCGATGAGGTCGACGTGATCGAGGATTACCACCGCCGGGACTACGTAAGGCCTTCCACCTCACCGCTATACGGCGTCCGAGGTCTGTACCGCAGCGGAGTCGGCTAA
- a CDS encoding DUF732 domain-containing protein, with translation MRTRITNLANALVSVSVVLTAAIACAGTASADAQEDQFVALLAQLQIPVIDNVPGLVYRAREICGELDHGSSVQSVIDEETNTTYSGSPQLRLYPDRVTRTATKFVTASVTVYCPGHQGQLP, from the coding sequence GTGCGCACGCGCATCACCAACCTCGCAAACGCACTGGTTAGCGTCTCGGTTGTGCTGACCGCCGCGATTGCTTGCGCGGGCACAGCAAGCGCCGACGCCCAGGAGGACCAGTTCGTGGCGTTGCTGGCTCAACTACAGATACCCGTCATCGATAACGTGCCCGGGCTGGTCTACCGAGCCCGTGAAATCTGTGGCGAACTCGATCACGGCTCCTCGGTCCAGTCTGTGATAGACGAAGAGACGAACACGACATACTCGGGCAGTCCGCAATTGCGCCTGTACCCCGATCGCGTGACCCGCACCGCAACAAAATTCGTCACCGCATCGGTGACCGTCTACTGCCCCGGCCATCAAGGCCAGCTTCCGTAG
- a CDS encoding DUF3349 domain-containing protein, producing the protein MTLSDVVMRVVGFLRAGYPEGIPTRDYVPLLALLRRRLSDDDVIAVAAAVISHNNKPVDVTDVRVAITKLTDEMPSPEDTERVKRRLAAVGWPVDDVAGR; encoded by the coding sequence ATGACGCTGTCGGATGTGGTGATGCGGGTTGTTGGTTTCCTGCGTGCCGGCTACCCCGAAGGCATTCCGACGCGCGACTACGTGCCTCTACTTGCGCTGCTTCGTCGCCGCCTTTCCGACGACGATGTCATCGCGGTCGCCGCTGCGGTCATCTCCCACAACAACAAGCCGGTGGACGTCACAGACGTGCGGGTCGCAATCACCAAGCTCACCGACGAGATGCCATCGCCAGAAGATACCGAGCGCGTGAAGCGGCGATTGGCCGCAGTCGGCTGGCCTGTTGATGACGTGGCTGGCCGATGA
- the gap gene encoding type I glyceraldehyde-3-phosphate dehydrogenase — protein MTVRVGINGFGRIGRNFYRALLAQQEKGGADIEVVAVNDITDNSTLAHLLKFDSILGRLPHDVSLEGEDTIVVGPAKIKALAVREGPAALPWGDLGVDVVVESTGLFTARAKAQGHLDAGAKKVIISAPASDEDITIVLGVNDDKYDGSQNIISNASCTTNCLGPLAKVLNDEFGIVKGLMTTIHAYTQDQNLQDGPHKDLRRARAAGLNIVPTSTGAAKAIGLVLPELKGKLDGYALRVPIPTGSVTDLTAELTKAGTADEINAAMKAAAEGPMKGILKYYDAPIVSSDIVTDPHSSIFDSGLTKVIDNQAKVVSWYDNEWGYSNRLVDLVSLVGEPLHQR, from the coding sequence GTGACGGTCCGAGTAGGCATCAACGGCTTCGGTCGAATCGGACGCAATTTCTACCGTGCGTTGTTGGCCCAGCAGGAGAAGGGCGGCGCCGACATCGAAGTGGTGGCGGTCAACGACATCACCGACAACAGCACCCTGGCGCACCTGCTGAAATTCGACTCCATCCTGGGCCGGCTGCCGCACGACGTCAGCCTCGAAGGCGAGGACACCATCGTGGTGGGCCCGGCCAAGATCAAGGCGCTGGCGGTCCGCGAGGGCCCGGCCGCACTGCCGTGGGGTGACCTGGGCGTCGACGTCGTCGTCGAATCCACCGGTCTCTTCACCGCCCGTGCCAAGGCGCAGGGCCACCTGGACGCCGGCGCCAAGAAGGTGATCATCTCCGCGCCAGCCAGCGACGAGGACATCACCATCGTGCTGGGCGTCAACGACGACAAGTACGACGGCAGCCAGAACATCATCTCTAATGCGTCGTGCACCACGAACTGCCTCGGTCCGCTGGCCAAGGTCCTCAACGACGAGTTCGGCATCGTCAAGGGCCTGATGACCACCATCCACGCCTATACCCAGGACCAGAACCTGCAAGACGGGCCGCACAAGGACCTGCGCCGCGCCCGCGCCGCCGGCCTGAACATCGTGCCGACCTCCACCGGTGCGGCCAAGGCCATCGGCCTGGTGCTGCCCGAGCTGAAGGGCAAGCTCGACGGCTATGCGCTGCGGGTGCCGATTCCCACCGGTTCGGTCACCGACCTGACTGCGGAGCTGACGAAGGCGGGCACCGCCGACGAGATCAACGCCGCGATGAAGGCGGCGGCCGAGGGGCCGATGAAGGGCATCCTGAAGTACTACGACGCGCCGATCGTGTCCAGTGACATCGTCACCGACCCGCACAGCTCGATCTTCGACTCCGGTTTGACCAAGGTGATCGACAATCAGGCCAAGGTGGTCTCTTGGTACGACAACGAGTGGGGTTATTCCAACCGGCTCGTTGACCTGGTCTCACTGGTCGGTGAACCGCTGCATCAGCGGTGA
- a CDS encoding NADH-quinone oxidoreductase subunit M has product MTHLPLLSALWLAPLAGAFLVLAVPPNRPVVAKYTAVGISTGVLVIAGMSAVLFDPTEPRYQFVESHSWIKSFGAGYIVGVDGVALVLVIFTTVLMPFLLVAGWNDVERPRGYLALMLVVESMMLVSLLALDVLLFFVFFEAMLVPMFFLVGRYGGPGAPRAALKFLLYSLFGGLLMLAALIGLNLAVDGTFDFRAIVAAVSTGAVAPNPAVMHLMFAGFMFAFAIKAPLWPLHTWLPGVATEATPVTAVLMMAVVDKIGTFGMLRYCLKLFPDSAILFRPFVVTLAVIAIIYGALVAIGQSDIMGVIAYTSISHFGFIVLGIFVMTDQGQSGATLYMVNHGLATAALFLIAGFLVSRKGTRLIAEYGGMQQVAPVLAGTFLIAGLASLALPGLAPFVSEFLVLVGTFNRYPVCAVLAATALVFSAIYILWLYQRVMTGPRKQGDAAFRDLRPRELAVVGPLLALLVILGVYPKPVLDVINPAIGRTVADLVSPTLTRG; this is encoded by the coding sequence ATGACTCACTTGCCATTGTTGAGTGCCTTGTGGCTGGCGCCTCTGGCGGGAGCTTTCCTGGTCCTGGCGGTGCCGCCCAACCGGCCGGTCGTGGCCAAGTACACCGCTGTCGGCATCTCGACCGGCGTCCTGGTGATCGCCGGCATGTCGGCCGTTCTCTTCGATCCGACGGAGCCCCGCTACCAATTCGTCGAAAGCCATTCATGGATCAAGTCTTTCGGGGCTGGATATATCGTCGGTGTCGACGGCGTCGCCTTGGTGCTGGTGATCTTCACCACGGTGCTGATGCCGTTCTTACTGGTCGCCGGGTGGAATGACGTCGAGCGACCCCGCGGCTACCTGGCGCTGATGCTAGTGGTCGAGTCGATGATGCTCGTCTCGCTGCTAGCGCTGGACGTCCTGCTCTTCTTTGTCTTCTTCGAAGCGATGCTGGTCCCCATGTTTTTCCTGGTCGGCCGCTACGGGGGACCGGGTGCCCCCCGTGCCGCGCTGAAGTTCCTGCTATACAGCCTGTTTGGCGGATTGCTCATGCTGGCCGCGCTAATTGGCTTGAACCTAGCGGTGGATGGGACTTTCGATTTCCGCGCTATCGTTGCCGCAGTGTCGACGGGCGCGGTCGCCCCGAATCCAGCCGTCATGCACCTGATGTTTGCCGGCTTCATGTTCGCCTTCGCCATCAAGGCGCCGCTATGGCCACTGCACACGTGGTTGCCCGGGGTGGCCACCGAAGCCACGCCGGTAACCGCGGTGTTGATGATGGCCGTTGTCGACAAGATCGGTACCTTCGGGATGCTGCGATACTGCCTAAAACTATTTCCCGACAGCGCAATTCTGTTTCGGCCGTTCGTCGTTACGCTTGCGGTTATTGCGATCATCTACGGTGCCCTGGTCGCGATCGGGCAGAGCGACATCATGGGCGTGATCGCCTATACGTCCATCAGCCATTTCGGGTTCATCGTCCTAGGAATTTTCGTGATGACGGATCAGGGGCAATCCGGCGCGACGCTGTACATGGTCAATCACGGCCTGGCGACTGCCGCACTGTTTTTAATTGCCGGATTTCTGGTGTCCCGCAAAGGCACCCGCCTCATCGCGGAGTATGGCGGAATGCAGCAGGTCGCTCCCGTGCTGGCCGGAACATTCCTGATCGCCGGCCTGGCTTCACTGGCCCTACCCGGCCTGGCGCCCTTCGTCAGCGAGTTTCTGGTGTTGGTCGGCACATTCAACCGGTACCCGGTGTGCGCGGTGCTGGCCGCGACTGCGCTGGTGTTCTCAGCGATTTACATCCTGTGGCTTTACCAGCGGGTGATGACGGGCCCCAGGAAGCAGGGAGATGCCGCGTTCCGTGATCTGCGGCCGCGTGAACTGGCCGTTGTCGGGCCGTTGCTGGCGTTGCTCGTCATCCTGGGTGTGTATCCGAAACCCGTTCTCGACGTCATCAATCCGGCGATCGGACGCACCGTGGCCGACCTGGTATCGCCGACACTGACGCGGGGTTAG